One window of Pseudomonas sp. ML2-2023-3 genomic DNA carries:
- a CDS encoding PepSY-associated TM helix domain-containing protein, producing MFTRVRQALLWMHRIIGIGFSGLLLIAFFMGSLAVYDRELDSWMLPQIRLASVDTPLSLDQRVVPHVASLTQSKPLLQWYVELPDKRRPVIRFQAWTQDRQGLSRFLAPGEDRVLPEAGSRGGDFFYRLHYTLNINFWNIGTRLVGLAAMLGLIALIAGVCIHARLFQDLFTLRVDKSPRRLLDMHNLTGVFALPFHFIILLSGLLILFPMYLPAGILAVYQDQPYQFGQEADAAYSRPALGTTGSLASLDQMMAQARLHWGNGEPAFLRVWHPGDANAYVEVSRSLADRMSQDGQTLYFDGASAHLLHESRLPAAAATFKFLAGLHVTHFQQPWLRALYFFAGLSGCVMLGSGLLYWLEKRRLQQAAGRWSEVSMTLFSSAMITGMPLATLAMLVANRLLPIGLADRANWEITLFYWVWLPAIMHTLWAIRRSAQSRAPWAEHLLVISAMALLAVFSNAWSTGDHPLQSMKRGLPAVAGVDLALMLIALLAGVIGWRLLRRKHLTR from the coding sequence GTGAGCTGGACAGTTGGATGTTGCCGCAGATTCGCCTGGCATCGGTTGACACCCCACTGTCACTGGACCAGCGAGTGGTCCCCCACGTTGCCAGCTTGACCCAGAGCAAACCGCTGCTGCAGTGGTACGTGGAACTGCCTGACAAGCGCCGACCGGTGATTCGATTTCAAGCATGGACCCAGGACCGTCAGGGCTTGAGTCGCTTTTTGGCGCCAGGAGAAGACCGAGTGCTGCCGGAGGCCGGAAGCCGCGGCGGCGATTTCTTTTACCGGTTGCATTACACCCTCAACATCAACTTCTGGAACATCGGTACGCGCCTGGTTGGCCTTGCCGCAATGCTGGGGCTAATCGCGTTGATAGCTGGCGTGTGTATCCATGCACGCCTGTTTCAGGACCTGTTCACGCTACGGGTAGACAAATCACCCAGGCGGTTGTTGGACATGCACAACCTGACCGGTGTGTTTGCTCTGCCTTTTCACTTCATCATCCTGTTGTCGGGGCTGCTGATCCTGTTCCCGATGTACCTTCCTGCCGGCATCCTGGCGGTGTATCAGGACCAGCCCTATCAGTTTGGCCAGGAGGCGGACGCAGCGTACAGTCGCCCGGCACTGGGTACAACGGGGTCATTGGCCTCGCTGGATCAGATGATGGCGCAAGCGCGATTGCACTGGGGCAATGGCGAACCGGCGTTTCTCAGGGTCTGGCACCCTGGAGATGCCAATGCCTACGTTGAGGTCAGCCGCTCGTTGGCTGACCGCATGAGTCAGGATGGGCAAACCCTGTACTTCGATGGCGCCAGCGCACATCTGCTGCACGAATCCCGATTGCCTGCAGCGGCCGCGACCTTCAAGTTTCTGGCCGGGTTGCACGTAACCCACTTTCAGCAACCGTGGCTGCGCGCCTTGTATTTTTTTGCAGGTTTGAGTGGTTGCGTGATGCTCGGCAGCGGCCTGCTGTACTGGCTGGAAAAGCGCCGCCTGCAGCAGGCTGCCGGGCGGTGGAGCGAGGTATCGATGACGCTGTTCAGCAGCGCGATGATCACTGGAATGCCATTGGCCACCCTGGCCATGCTGGTGGCCAATCGATTGCTACCGATCGGCCTGGCTGACCGTGCGAACTGGGAAATCACCCTTTTCTACTGGGTCTGGTTACCGGCGATCATGCATACCCTGTGGGCTATCCGGCGTTCAGCACAATCGCGCGCGCCCTGGGCAGAGCACCTGCTGGTGATCAGCGCAATGGCGCTGCTGGCAGTGTTCTCCAATGCCTGGAGCACGGGCGACCATCCATTGCAGTCGATGAAGCGGGGGCTCCCGGCGGTGGCGGGCGTGGATCTGGCATTAATGCTCATCGCGTTGCTCGCGGGAGTCATTGGTTGGCGCTTGCTCCGTCGCAAGCACCTAACAAGGTGA
- a CDS encoding molecular chaperone has product MRLKIAAFLTLAAVFWLPQIQAGVNVGSTRVIYQSKDKEANLSLSNSGDDGVPYLVQSWVSKFEKPDESADEFIITPPLFRLDANSQNILRVIATNAQNLPTDKESLFFLNVKAIPALSEEQRNQNVLQIALKTTIKLFYRPADLKGTLVQAVDGLQWRADGGNLSVHNPSGYNVVVSELLINNSASKGMPEVIKPGSSITTNIPLKNSDTLEFSYINEYGSTVKSTPVIAR; this is encoded by the coding sequence ATGCGTTTAAAAATTGCAGCCTTTTTGACACTGGCAGCAGTCTTTTGGCTGCCCCAGATTCAAGCGGGCGTCAATGTGGGCTCTACGCGAGTTATTTATCAAAGCAAAGATAAGGAAGCCAATCTTTCACTCTCAAACTCCGGTGACGACGGCGTACCGTATCTGGTGCAATCCTGGGTCAGTAAATTCGAAAAACCTGATGAGAGCGCAGATGAGTTCATCATCACCCCGCCGCTGTTTCGTCTGGACGCCAATAGCCAGAACATTTTGCGAGTCATTGCGACCAACGCGCAAAACTTGCCGACCGATAAAGAAAGCCTTTTTTTTCTCAATGTAAAGGCGATCCCGGCACTGAGTGAAGAGCAACGTAACCAGAACGTGTTGCAGATTGCACTCAAGACTACGATCAAACTGTTCTATCGTCCTGCCGATTTGAAAGGCACTTTGGTGCAAGCCGTTGATGGACTTCAATGGCGTGCGGATGGCGGTAATTTAAGTGTGCATAACCCGTCGGGATATAACGTGGTAGTCAGTGAGCTGCTGATCAACAACAGTGCCAGCAAAGGCATGCCTGAGGTCATCAAGCCAGGTAGTTCCATTACTACCAACATCCCGTTGAAAAACAGCGACACCCTCGAATTCAGCTACATCAATGAATACGGCAGTACGGTTAAGTCAACTCCTGTTATAGCTCGCTGA
- a CDS encoding fimbria/pilus outer membrane usher protein: protein MLRLRMCAFARRINYWGLLPLSALSLTTTAALADYSFDSSFLEIGGGTSSAEVAEQVKAMSRSQLPGIYRVDLSLNNRHIEQRDLQFVRETASQTSTPSGLFPCLSLQALTDFGVDPERLKNAETGADHCVYFQGDLTGITYDYDFNKQHLDLQVPQAFIGSIPFATRRKSWSDGEQVAFANYNFSGSNYENQYGNRQSQFGSVHSGFNSGAWRFRNFSTWQKSTNVDGNWKSVDTYVQRDLGNMMAIATVGESSTDSDLFDTISYRGVGIASDLDMLPDDSRNFAPVVRGVANGRSLVTLRQRGYVISEQWVPSGPFALKDLYSTSGNGDIEVTVEGPNGERQVYIQSFSSVPYMLREGQQSYAVTAGQYRPADGALDSQKPGFLQGTYRRGLTDGTTLFGGTIVSDQYHSLLAGFAHDFSGFGAISLDVTHAISDDMGSDSKTLTGQSYRFRYSKSIDLTDTSFSLIGYRYSTSGYYSFNEAINARANNSLQPYVDETQTDSAMYTPYLSGHMKSSITANVSQQFGSYGGMYANLTKTDYWNLAKSNTSVQLGYSFSVGRASYNLGVAQNSGVADDIRSVSLSVSIPLGDPGSSSRLGLSNSQDSSGNASRNATYSGSYLPNDTLSYNLGVNQQVSEDERLLGGSVAARYNAANAIWHGSYNKDQNTRQTDYGVEGAIVATRDTVMLTQPLGETNIIVATRGAGDVGVLTKSGVKTNSSGYTIISSAQPYRKNKVALDTDSLSDNTDVEQLVQEVTPNRGAFVLANFETRNGRRLLISLSSKDGKPVPFAAEAQIYGLDGTLLSNAMVADKGRAFLTGVPEKSRLVINVSGRQWCATDLDLNNYTLSETGIGQLQISCDTPSAAHADTKGTPDA, encoded by the coding sequence ATGCTGCGATTGCGCATGTGCGCGTTCGCGCGCCGAATTAATTACTGGGGCCTCCTCCCCCTCAGCGCGCTTAGTCTCACAACGACTGCAGCTCTCGCGGACTACAGCTTCGATTCCTCCTTTCTGGAGATTGGTGGCGGTACCAGTTCTGCCGAAGTAGCCGAGCAAGTAAAGGCCATGAGCCGTAGTCAACTTCCGGGCATTTATCGTGTCGATCTGTCACTGAACAATCGTCACATCGAACAGCGCGACTTACAGTTTGTGCGCGAAACGGCGAGTCAGACATCGACGCCTTCAGGTTTGTTTCCCTGCTTGAGCCTTCAGGCCCTGACTGATTTTGGCGTTGATCCAGAGCGCCTGAAAAACGCTGAGACCGGCGCTGACCACTGTGTGTACTTTCAGGGTGACCTGACCGGTATCACCTATGACTACGACTTCAATAAACAACACCTTGACCTGCAAGTGCCACAGGCATTTATCGGCAGCATTCCATTCGCAACCCGTCGTAAAAGCTGGAGCGATGGCGAGCAAGTAGCCTTTGCCAACTATAACTTTTCGGGCAGCAACTACGAGAATCAGTACGGTAATCGTCAATCCCAGTTTGGCAGTGTGCACAGCGGATTCAACAGCGGTGCCTGGCGCTTTCGAAACTTCTCGACCTGGCAGAAGAGCACCAACGTCGACGGCAACTGGAAGTCCGTGGACACCTATGTCCAGCGGGACCTGGGCAACATGATGGCCATTGCCACTGTCGGTGAAAGCTCAACCGACAGCGATCTGTTTGACACAATCTCGTACCGTGGCGTGGGCATCGCTTCTGACCTGGACATGCTGCCCGATGACTCGCGCAACTTCGCGCCTGTAGTACGTGGCGTGGCCAACGGGCGCTCGCTCGTAACGTTACGCCAACGCGGCTATGTGATCAGCGAACAGTGGGTGCCGTCCGGCCCGTTTGCACTCAAGGACCTGTACTCAACCTCGGGCAACGGTGATATCGAAGTCACGGTTGAAGGCCCCAATGGCGAGCGTCAGGTGTATATCCAGTCGTTCTCGTCCGTGCCCTACATGTTGCGCGAAGGTCAGCAAAGCTACGCCGTAACTGCAGGCCAGTATCGCCCTGCAGACGGTGCATTGGATTCGCAAAAGCCGGGTTTTTTACAAGGCACCTACCGCCGTGGACTGACTGACGGTACCACCTTGTTCGGTGGCACCATCGTCAGCGATCAATACCACTCGCTGTTGGCGGGTTTTGCCCATGACTTTTCGGGTTTCGGCGCAATTTCGCTGGACGTGACCCATGCCATCAGCGACGACATGGGCTCTGACTCAAAAACCCTGACGGGTCAGTCCTATCGTTTCCGTTATTCCAAGTCAATCGACCTGACAGACACCAGTTTCAGCCTGATTGGCTACCGCTATTCCACCAGCGGCTATTACAGCTTTAACGAAGCGATCAATGCGCGCGCCAACAACTCGCTCCAACCCTATGTGGACGAGACGCAGACCGACAGTGCGATGTACACCCCGTACTTGAGCGGCCATATGAAAAGCAGCATTACCGCCAACGTATCCCAGCAATTCGGCTCCTATGGCGGCATGTACGCCAACCTGACCAAAACCGATTACTGGAACCTGGCCAAGAGCAATACCTCTGTGCAATTAGGCTACAGCTTCAGTGTCGGGCGCGCGTCCTACAACCTGGGCGTGGCACAGAACAGCGGCGTCGCAGATGACATTCGCAGCGTGTCGCTGAGCGTCAGTATTCCTCTGGGCGATCCTGGCAGCAGCAGCCGTCTGGGCCTGAGCAACAGCCAGGATTCAAGCGGTAATGCCAGCCGCAACGCCACATACAGCGGCTCATATCTCCCGAATGACACCCTGTCTTACAACCTAGGCGTCAATCAGCAAGTCAGTGAAGATGAGCGCTTGCTCGGAGGTTCGGTCGCTGCCCGTTACAACGCGGCAAATGCCATATGGCACGGGTCTTACAACAAGGATCAGAACACCCGTCAGACGGATTATGGCGTGGAAGGCGCGATCGTCGCCACCCGTGACACCGTGATGCTGACCCAGCCTTTAGGCGAGACCAACATTATCGTGGCGACACGCGGTGCCGGGGATGTCGGCGTACTGACCAAAAGCGGAGTGAAAACCAACAGCAGTGGTTATACGATTATTTCTTCTGCCCAGCCATACCGGAAAAACAAGGTAGCGCTCGATACCGACTCGTTATCGGACAACACCGACGTCGAGCAACTGGTACAAGAGGTGACACCCAATCGCGGCGCCTTCGTATTGGCCAACTTCGAGACTCGTAACGGCCGCCGCCTGTTGATCAGCCTCAGTTCCAAAGACGGCAAGCCGGTACCCTTTGCTGCCGAGGCTCAGATTTATGGACTAGACGGCACCTTATTGAGCAACGCCATGGTGGCGGACAAGGGGCGGGCATTTCTGACCGGCGTACCCGAAAAATCGCGACTGGTGATCAATGTCAGCGGCCGGCAGTGGTGCGCCACGGATCTGGACCTGAACAATTACACGCTGTCAGAAACGGGCATCGGGCAACTGCAGATCAGTTGCGATACCCCATCGGCCGCCCATGCAGACACTAAAGGTACTCCCGATGCATAA
- a CDS encoding fimbrial protein gives MNLRLTLAATLLTGMACTPVYADEAVTINVSGTLTRAPCALTSSKTLTANFGSIRTDQINTASAVDIPVTLSCPSNSSLNVSIKASGVYQGSTTYASTTKANLVYTLTWKSDGTAANVTGTKRNLTNQSGTVNLGLTAKLYAIAAQTEGTFTGSSVITLEYL, from the coding sequence ATGAACTTGCGCTTAACACTGGCGGCGACACTTCTAACTGGCATGGCGTGCACGCCTGTTTATGCGGACGAAGCCGTAACCATCAACGTCAGTGGCACCCTGACACGAGCGCCTTGCGCCTTGACCAGCAGCAAAACATTGACCGCCAACTTTGGCAGCATCCGTACTGACCAGATAAACACAGCCAGTGCCGTCGATATTCCGGTCACCCTGAGCTGCCCTTCCAACTCGTCACTGAATGTCAGCATCAAGGCTTCAGGCGTCTATCAAGGCTCGACCACCTATGCGAGCACAACCAAGGCAAATCTTGTGTATACATTGACGTGGAAAAGTGACGGCACCGCGGCTAACGTCACCGGGACGAAACGCAACCTGACCAATCAAAGCGGCACCGTAAACCTGGGTTTGACTGCCAAGCTGTACGCGATCGCCGCACAGACCGAGGGTACTTTTACCGGGTCGTCCGTCATTACCCTCGAGTACCTGTAA
- a CDS encoding DUF3325 family protein produces MADWLSDIAAFGLMIMGLSALALSQIPQSRRITLTRKSPTTRVLRCGATLLLALSLLLSLTNQGVVMGAVIWTLAITPSGIGVTMILCWHTHQRKE; encoded by the coding sequence ATGGCTGACTGGCTATCGGATATCGCGGCGTTCGGCTTAATGATAATGGGGCTCAGCGCGCTAGCACTCAGTCAAATCCCCCAATCTCGCAGGATCACGCTTACCCGCAAGAGTCCCACAACACGAGTATTGCGTTGCGGCGCAACGCTGTTACTGGCCTTGAGTCTGCTGTTGAGCCTGACAAACCAGGGAGTTGTCATGGGAGCGGTAATCTGGACGCTGGCGATTACACCGTCAGGTATTGGCGTGACGATGATCCTCTGCTGGCACACACATCAGAGAAAAGAGTAG
- a CDS encoding response regulator — MKQKTVRLGALALSSLRLNKLLLLLSGLALLLVGMSYWAVNRLLMEEREKTDFHFARLIESIHEHEVFLRTGAESYDHASGTFSMDTKPRSHIELMRQGDELLFQNRDTAKSLPFTVSQRDTFTLGEMQGVYSLGVQLTDLFTAYWSDSYYSAPQVFVFSPTAQFTIAVPGIDGTRQYPLLFNNNFFDVTKRLYDSFLPQRHLLNTDRVLWMKAPLELIQKRKYIVGAISVDLPDRFMQAANQGNSVILSALLDVSDVSDLERLLMRPTNSRLTLISPTGDVLLGDVQDVEELAPGLSFARDGLRFKLSSGGDDPWIGLYAITYQNFFGYAKWPLMWAAGLFLLFVLIGWRFNRWYRVRIIEPAQQSSLSLAESEEFNRVMLDNAPVGLCVVERGTGVVLLENQRAHEWQGTPELIALLKSDYGERESGEVQLEVAGRYLQACFVFTRYKGKDVVLCGFNDITRHVDDANLMEQARRSADEASKAKTLFLATMSHEIRTPLYGVLGNLELLELTPLSERQHEYLHTIQRSSAVLFQLISDVLDVSKIESGQMAVEAQTFSPLDVFEDCVRSYSAAASNKGLKIFACADANLPALLCGDAVRIRQIIDNLLSNAIKFTDTGWVLFRLKVTDLEHGQVSLQWQVSDTGVGISEEQLARLFKPFSQVGGSERAGGAGLGLSICARLGEIMGANLRVVSEPGLGSSFSLNISLPVMAGPLDKSADIDLEGVSVYVRASRSDIVVVLIDWLNRWGARAQALPASDTHASHAILLDVDPDSQLALHWPGEYVIATETGRSQPKKTSRGWEVNAYDIRAIARTLMQVAQGTAPELASSVPLPLSRLELSVLVAEDNPVNREILKEQLEALGVQVTLAEDGEQALLCWSEASFDLVITDVNMPRLDGYQLTRRLRELDPLVPIIGVTANAMREEGEQCLKAGMNVWLVKPLSLTTLRQTLSVYCSRSAQPQPPTLQAGEEVVQKDDLEDWITLSPSMHRLFITTMHQDLAQAQQALQEGNTSKLLNHVHRMHGSFATVGAVALAAACNECEIGSLREPLSAESASRIQALLKRLHRAVSRLVDGELYPNGG, encoded by the coding sequence ATGAAGCAAAAAACGGTTCGTCTCGGTGCACTGGCACTGAGTTCACTGCGACTGAACAAGTTGTTGCTCCTGCTGAGCGGGCTTGCCCTGTTGTTGGTGGGCATGAGTTATTGGGCCGTTAACCGGCTACTAATGGAGGAGCGCGAGAAGACGGATTTTCACTTCGCACGGTTGATCGAAAGTATTCATGAGCACGAAGTTTTTTTACGCACAGGCGCTGAGAGTTATGATCACGCCAGCGGCACCTTTTCGATGGATACCAAGCCGCGTTCGCACATTGAATTGATGCGCCAGGGTGATGAGCTTTTATTTCAAAACCGAGACACTGCCAAGTCTCTACCGTTTACGGTGAGCCAGCGAGACACGTTCACGCTGGGTGAAATGCAGGGGGTCTATTCGCTTGGCGTTCAGTTGACTGATCTGTTCACGGCTTACTGGTCTGATTCTTATTATTCGGCACCCCAGGTGTTTGTGTTTTCGCCCACGGCTCAGTTCACCATCGCCGTACCCGGTATTGATGGCACCCGTCAGTACCCCCTGTTGTTCAACAACAATTTTTTTGATGTGACCAAGCGTTTGTACGACTCTTTTTTGCCCCAGCGCCATTTGCTAAACACTGATCGTGTGCTGTGGATGAAAGCCCCGCTCGAACTCATTCAAAAACGCAAATATATAGTGGGCGCAATCAGTGTCGATCTTCCCGATCGCTTTATGCAGGCGGCCAATCAAGGGAACTCGGTGATTCTCAGCGCCTTGCTCGATGTCAGCGATGTCAGCGACCTTGAACGCTTGTTGATGCGCCCCACTAACAGTCGCCTTACCCTGATTTCCCCTACGGGTGATGTGCTGTTGGGTGACGTTCAGGATGTCGAGGAGCTGGCGCCGGGGTTGAGTTTTGCCCGTGACGGTCTGCGCTTCAAGTTGAGCTCGGGCGGAGATGATCCTTGGATCGGCCTGTACGCCATCACGTATCAGAATTTCTTTGGTTATGCGAAATGGCCCTTGATGTGGGCGGCGGGCCTGTTTCTTTTGTTCGTCCTGATTGGCTGGCGCTTCAATCGCTGGTACAGGGTGCGGATCATCGAGCCCGCACAGCAGTCCAGCCTGTCCTTGGCTGAAAGCGAAGAATTCAATCGGGTCATGCTCGATAACGCGCCCGTTGGGCTGTGTGTGGTTGAAAGGGGGACTGGTGTCGTCTTGCTGGAAAACCAGCGGGCGCACGAATGGCAGGGTACCCCTGAACTGATTGCTTTATTGAAGAGTGATTATGGTGAACGTGAGTCGGGCGAGGTGCAGCTCGAAGTGGCTGGGCGTTATCTGCAGGCCTGTTTTGTCTTCACCCGTTACAAAGGCAAAGACGTAGTGCTCTGCGGTTTCAACGACATCACCCGGCATGTGGATGACGCCAACCTGATGGAGCAAGCACGTCGTTCGGCTGATGAAGCCAGCAAGGCTAAAACCCTATTTTTGGCCACTATGAGCCATGAAATTCGTACCCCTTTGTACGGGGTGCTTGGCAATCTAGAACTACTGGAACTCACGCCTCTGAGTGAGCGCCAACATGAGTACTTGCACACTATTCAGCGCTCATCAGCGGTGTTGTTTCAATTGATCAGCGACGTGTTGGACGTGTCAAAAATCGAGTCCGGGCAAATGGCTGTCGAAGCCCAAACATTCAGCCCTCTGGATGTGTTTGAAGATTGCGTGCGCAGTTATTCCGCTGCTGCGAGCAATAAGGGATTAAAAATATTTGCCTGTGCGGACGCGAACTTACCGGCACTTTTGTGCGGAGATGCGGTGCGCATCCGGCAAATCATCGACAACCTGCTGAGTAATGCGATCAAGTTCACCGATACAGGCTGGGTGCTCTTCAGGCTTAAGGTGACAGACCTTGAGCATGGTCAAGTGTCATTGCAGTGGCAGGTCTCCGATACCGGTGTAGGGATCAGTGAGGAGCAACTGGCGCGTCTGTTTAAGCCCTTTTCCCAGGTGGGTGGTAGCGAGCGTGCAGGTGGTGCGGGCCTAGGTTTGTCTATTTGTGCCCGACTTGGCGAGATAATGGGTGCGAACCTGCGGGTGGTCAGTGAGCCAGGCTTGGGCAGCAGCTTTTCACTGAATATAAGTTTGCCTGTTATGGCTGGCCCGCTGGATAAGAGTGCCGATATTGATCTTGAGGGAGTGAGTGTCTATGTGCGCGCCTCCCGCAGTGATATCGTAGTGGTTCTGATTGACTGGCTAAATCGTTGGGGGGCGCGGGCCCAAGCACTCCCTGCATCGGATACCCACGCCAGCCATGCAATATTGCTGGATGTCGACCCAGACTCGCAGCTTGCTCTGCACTGGCCGGGAGAGTATGTGATAGCGACTGAAACGGGTCGCAGCCAGCCCAAAAAGACCTCGAGGGGATGGGAAGTTAACGCCTATGACATACGAGCCATCGCCAGAACGCTGATGCAGGTCGCGCAAGGAACTGCTCCCGAGTTAGCCAGCAGCGTGCCGCTACCTCTTTCACGTCTGGAGTTGAGCGTTTTGGTTGCGGAAGATAACCCCGTCAATCGGGAGATTCTCAAGGAGCAGCTGGAGGCTTTGGGCGTTCAGGTAACTTTGGCTGAGGATGGTGAGCAAGCCTTGCTGTGTTGGAGTGAGGCGTCATTCGATTTGGTGATTACCGACGTCAATATGCCCAGGCTCGATGGCTATCAGCTGACACGCCGCTTGCGCGAGCTTGACCCTCTGGTGCCGATTATTGGTGTCACAGCCAATGCGATGCGAGAGGAGGGAGAGCAATGCCTGAAGGCTGGTATGAACGTCTGGCTGGTCAAACCGCTGAGTCTGACAACCTTGCGCCAGACCTTGTCAGTCTACTGTTCCCGGTCAGCACAACCGCAGCCGCCCACGTTGCAGGCTGGCGAAGAGGTTGTGCAAAAAGATGATCTTGAAGACTGGATTACGCTTTCACCGAGCATGCACCGATTGTTTATCACCACCATGCATCAAGATCTGGCGCAGGCGCAGCAGGCTTTGCAAGAAGGCAATACATCGAAATTGCTCAATCATGTACACCGTATGCATGGCTCTTTTGCCACGGTAGGCGCTGTCGCTTTAGCGGCGGCCTGTAATGAGTGCGAAATCGGTTCGTTGCGTGAGCCCTTGAGTGCAGAGTCTGCCAGCAGAATCCAGGCGTTGTTGAAACGCTTGCACCGTGCAGTGTCCAGGCTGGTTGACGGGGAGTTGTATCCCAACGGCGGATAA
- a CDS encoding fimbrial protein codes for MHNSTNLLPGSRWVKRSLLLGLLFGLGSQQAFALIQNNLDCTPGGWVVGGTVDLGDLAPGEYFEVRMIGNCRVTRNFPYGSSLQQTQVLTQTPGPALSMIATAVTGEVVPEQPWGVASSVCMPTNGSGCKPLPVNTSNVYNVMFSMPKGRGPTTPGNYTITLNLTSTSIKGYEGYVDLIQSLTLKYRIVNPACSMSSGTALNLPFGTLNSNDFATSQQLANITLNCTRGTQATATLIPTQSAVSGRPGVSATTLAGLSMATTWADNNTAVTFNSPRTLNLTTGTNTIRLGFRPSLNTSASPTGSFTSQYTLNINYL; via the coding sequence ATGCATAACTCAACAAACCTACTGCCCGGCTCACGCTGGGTGAAACGCAGCTTGCTGCTTGGCTTGCTGTTCGGCCTTGGTAGCCAACAGGCTTTTGCACTGATTCAGAACAACCTGGATTGTACCCCAGGAGGATGGGTGGTGGGAGGAACAGTTGATCTTGGCGATCTGGCACCAGGGGAATATTTTGAAGTAAGAATGATAGGTAATTGCCGAGTGACACGAAATTTCCCCTATGGTTCTTCGTTGCAGCAAACCCAAGTCCTGACCCAAACGCCAGGGCCAGCTTTGTCGATGATTGCGACGGCAGTAACTGGAGAAGTGGTTCCGGAACAGCCCTGGGGTGTCGCGTCATCCGTTTGCATGCCAACCAACGGCAGCGGATGTAAACCGCTGCCCGTCAATACCAGTAACGTCTACAACGTGATGTTTTCCATGCCCAAGGGTAGAGGCCCGACAACGCCAGGTAATTATACGATAACCCTAAACCTAACTAGCACCTCTATCAAAGGCTATGAAGGTTATGTCGATCTCATTCAATCCCTGACGCTGAAATATCGGATTGTAAATCCGGCCTGCTCCATGAGTTCGGGCACGGCCCTGAACCTCCCGTTCGGCACCCTGAACAGCAATGACTTCGCGACCTCCCAGCAACTTGCCAATATCACGCTGAACTGCACCCGCGGCACCCAAGCAACCGCCACCCTGATCCCCACCCAAAGTGCTGTCAGTGGCAGGCCCGGGGTTTCAGCGACCACCTTGGCCGGGCTGTCGATGGCCACCACCTGGGCCGATAACAACACCGCAGTAACGTTCAACAGCCCGCGCACGCTCAACCTGACGACAGGCACCAACACGATTCGCCTGGGTTTCCGGCCGAGTCTGAATACCAGTGCTTCACCTACTGGAAGTTTCACCAGCCAATACACCCTCAACATCAATTATCTCTGA
- a CDS encoding fimbrial protein encodes MFQKIGKYTALCGSSMLIVMAAATAQAADGQVEFTGVINDNPCTINSESVKKSVDMGQVRIADFGDSVGATASVSTPFSISLENCSGPTLKNASIKFSGQQAMNDPTLLGMTGENQVTGIGIQISDVKSNIKLALNTASPDYELRPQGNTFDFKATYVRLVADTGGVSGIGTGKVNALASFDVTYK; translated from the coding sequence ATGTTTCAAAAAATAGGCAAATACACAGCACTTTGTGGTTCTTCGATGCTGATCGTCATGGCTGCAGCTACCGCTCAAGCCGCTGATGGCCAGGTTGAATTCACCGGTGTCATCAACGACAACCCATGCACCATCAACAGCGAAAGCGTGAAGAAGTCCGTTGATATGGGCCAGGTTCGTATCGCTGACTTCGGCGACAGCGTTGGCGCTACAGCCAGCGTCTCCACTCCGTTCTCTATTTCTCTGGAGAACTGCAGCGGTCCGACCCTGAAAAACGCTTCCATCAAGTTCAGCGGCCAACAGGCCATGAACGATCCAACCTTGCTAGGTATGACCGGCGAAAACCAAGTCACTGGCATCGGCATTCAAATCAGCGACGTTAAGTCCAACATCAAACTGGCACTGAACACCGCCAGCCCAGATTACGAATTGCGCCCTCAAGGTAACACCTTTGATTTCAAAGCTACCTATGTACGCCTAGTAGCAGACACGGGTGGTGTGAGCGGAATCGGCACGGGTAAAGTTAACGCCTTGGCCAGCTTCGACGTGACTTACAAGTAA
- a CDS encoding fimbrial protein, translated as MSLIAALLSSLTLCGSTVYGAEDASQLDITGTLIKPPCTASFPASQSVDIPKVSLSALSADSSDWTDVNLNFKCLKGSQVLLRFTAGNGSFDSNTLRTTLDRVGLKTRLSDMTSTAKVVDFKLGEQHALAVEDTLLMLKLSVRPVRIGNQMPAAGSYTSTLLMEMIYL; from the coding sequence GTGAGCCTGATTGCAGCACTGCTGTCGAGCTTAACGCTGTGCGGCAGCACAGTGTATGGCGCCGAGGACGCAAGCCAACTCGATATCACTGGCACCCTGATAAAGCCGCCCTGCACCGCCAGTTTCCCGGCGTCGCAGAGTGTTGATATTCCCAAGGTGAGCCTAAGTGCGCTGAGCGCAGACAGTTCTGACTGGACCGATGTGAACTTGAACTTTAAATGCCTCAAAGGCAGCCAGGTGCTGCTGCGCTTTACTGCAGGCAATGGTTCATTTGACAGTAATACCCTGCGTACCACCCTCGACAGAGTAGGGTTGAAAACCCGTCTGAGTGACATGACCAGCACAGCAAAAGTGGTGGATTTTAAGCTGGGCGAACAACATGCTTTGGCTGTTGAAGACACACTGCTGATGCTCAAACTTTCAGTCCGCCCAGTCAGGATCGGGAATCAGATGCCCGCAGCCGGGAGCTACACTTCAACGCTACTGATGGAAATGATCTACCTGTAA